In Gossypium raimondii isolate GPD5lz chromosome 12, ASM2569854v1, whole genome shotgun sequence, a single window of DNA contains:
- the LOC105765753 gene encoding peroxidase 31, producing the protein MAFPSFLFLLILLPLFFSNIPFSLSQSQLSPDYYRQSCPNLDNIIRDVVTTKQISNPTTAAGTLRLFFHDCMIGGCDASVLISSNSFNKAERDADINLSLPGDAFDVIVRAKTAVELSCPGIVSCADILALATRNAITMVGGPFYTVNLGRKDSLVSTQSSVEGHMPLANMTMDEIIKKFESKNFTVQELVALTGAHTLGFAHCKEFAYRLFRYSKTVPTDPAYNPKYAEALKKLCHNYEKNPAMSAFNDVMTPSKFDNLYYQNLEKGMGLLESDNALFQNPKTRPFVQLYAKNQTAFFNDFARAIEKLSLNGVKTGNQGEVRLKCDAFNSIHI; encoded by the coding sequence ATGGCTTTTCCTTCCTTTCTCTTCCTCCTCATCCTCCTTCCCCTTTTCTTCTCCAATATCCCTTTCTCACTCTCACAGTCCCAACTTTCGCCTGACTATTACAGGCAATCTTGCCCTAACTTGGACAACATCATTCGAGATGTCGTCACCACCAAACAGATCAGCAACCCCACCACCGCCGCTGGCACCCTCCGCCTCTTCTTCCACGACTGCATGATAGGAGGCTGTGACGCTTCCGTACTCATCTCCAGCAATTCCTTCAACAAGGCCGAACGTGACGCCGACATCAACCTCTCTCTTCCTGGCGATGCTTTCGACGTAATTGTACGTGCCAAGACTGCCGTCGAGCTTTCCTGCCCCGGCATTGTCTCTTGTGCCGACATCCTCGCCTTGGCCACACGTAACGCCATTACCATGGTTGGGGGACCCTTCTACACCGTTAACCTTGGCCGCAAGGACAGCCTGGTGTCCACTCAGTCCAGCGTAGAAGGGCACATGCCACTGGCTAACATGACCATGGATGAGatcatcaaaaagtttgaatcCAAGAACTTCACCGTTCAAGAATTGGTCGCCCTCACCGGTGCCCACACCCTCGGATTCGCTCACTGCAAGGAGTTCGCTTACAGGCTCTTCAGGTATAGCAAAACTGTCCCCACCGATCCTGCTTATAATCCCAAGTATGCCGAGGCTCTAAAGAAACTCTGTCACAACTATGAGAAGAATCCTGCAATGTCAGCTTTCAATGATGTAATGACTCCATCCAAGTTTGACAATCTTTATTACCAGAACTTGGAGAAGGGAATGGGGCTGTTGGAATCTGACAATGCGCTCTTCCAGAACCCCAAAACCAGGCCTTTCGTGCAATTGTATGCTAAAAACCAGACTGCTTTTTTCAATGATTTCGCTCGAGCAATTGAAAAGCTTAGCCTTAATGGGGTTAAGACTGGGAATCAAGGAGAAGTCAGGCTGAAATGCGATGCTTTTAACTCTATTCACATTTGA
- the LOC105765754 gene encoding putative DNA glycosylase At3g47830 yields the protein MQKTCKRKQLQLDGRSRKTPKLTTEEPYPCHHRPTAEECRAVRDELLALHGFPPEFLKYRRHRLMKMEPFSNEAQSEPLINSDDGDHKEESVLDGLIKIVLSQNTTELNSQKAFASLKSVFPTWEDVYAAETKSLENAIRYGGLAPRKASCIKNVLSCLHERKGKLCLEYLRDLSVAEIKSELSNFKGVGPKTVACVLMFNLQQDDFPVDTHVFEIARAIGWVPAVADRNKTYLHLNRRIPNELKFDLNCLLYTHGKLCRKCTMKGSSQKKLTSKDCSCPLSVNVVEG from the exons ATGCAGAAAACCTGCAAAAGAAAGCAGCTTCAGCTGGATGGGCGGTCCCGGAAAACACCCAAATTAACCACTGAAGAGCCATACCCATGTCACCATAGACCCACCGCTGAAGAATGTAGAGCCGTAAGAGACGAGCTCTTGGCTCTCCATGGTTTCCCTCCAGAATTCCTCAAGTACCGCCGTCACAGACTCATGAAAATGGAGCCCTTCAGTAACGAAGCACAGTCAGAGCCGTTGATTAACAGTGATGATGGGGATCATAAGGAAGAAAGCGTGTTGGATGGTCTGATCAAAATTGTGCTCTCTCAGAATACTACTGAGCTTAATTCCCAAAAGGCTTTTGCTTCTCTCAAGTCTGTTTTTCCCACCTGGGAAGAT GTATATGCTGCTGAAACCAAAAGTCTAGAAAATGCAATAAGATATGGCGGCTTAGCACCAAGGAAAGCTTCTTGTATTAAGAATGTATTGAGTTGTCTGCATGAGAGAAAAGGCAAACTCTGCTTGGAGTACTTACGAGATTTGTCGGTTGCTGAAATTAAGTCTGAGCTCTCCAATTTTAAAGGAGTTGGCCCTAAGACA GTGGCTTGTGTTTTGATGTTCAATCTTCAGCAAGATGATTTCCCAGTGGACACACAT GTTTTTGAGATTGCTAGGGCCATCGGTTGGGTCCCTGCTGTAGCGGACAGGAATAAGACATACCTTCATCTCAACCGTAGGATCCCAAACGAACTTAAGTTTGATCTGAACTGTCTTCTGTATACACATGGTAAGCTTTGTCGCAAATGCACGATGAAAGGAAGTAGCCAGAAAAAGTTGACATCCAAAGATTGTTCCTGTCCCCTAAGTGTAAATgttgttgagggttaa